Genomic segment of Mytilus edulis chromosome 12, xbMytEdul2.2, whole genome shotgun sequence:
GTATGAAGCCCACTTACAGGAGTATTGCTAGACACTGAATGTTGCCCACAAACAGGAGGATTGCTAGACACCGTATGTTGCCCACTAACAGGAGGATTGCTAGACACCGTATGTTGCCCACTAACAGGAGGATTGCTAGACACCGTATGTTGCCCACTAACAGGAGGATTGCTAGACACCGCATGTTGCCCACTAACAGGAGGTTTGCTAGGTACTGTATGAAGCCCACTTACAGGAGGATTGCTAGGTACTGTATGAAGCCCACTTACAGGAGTATTGCTAGACACTGAATGTTGCCCACAAACAGGAGGATTGCTAGACACCGTATGTTGCCCACTAACAGGAGGATTGCTAGGTACTGTATGAAGCCCACTTACAGGAGGATTGCTAGGTACTGTATGAAGCCCACTTACAGGAGGATTGCTAGACACTGAATGTTGCCCACAAACAGGAGGATTGCTAGACACCGTATGTTGCCCACTAACAGGAGGATTGCTAGGTACTGTATGAAGCCCACTTACAGGAGGATTGATAGGTACTGTATGAAGCCCACTTACAGGAGTATTGCTAGACACTGAATGTTGCCCACAAACAGGATGATTGCTAGACACCGTATGTTGCCAACGAACAGGAGGATTGCTAGACACCGTATGTTGCCCACTAACAGGAGGATTTCTAAACACTGTACGTTGCTCAATAACAAGAGGATGGATTGCTAAACACTGTATTTTGACAACTAGatgtctattggttatttgtgttgtttgatcgttgtctctttgacgtatatcccacacctccttttactcgtacgttgtgtgttgtccactagatgtctattggttatttgtgttgttggatcgttatctcattgacgtatatcccacatctccttttactcgtacgttgtgtgttgtccaatagatgtcttttggttatttgtgtttttggattgttgtctcattgacgtatatcccacatctccttttactcgtacgttgtgtgttgtccactagatgtctattggttatttgtgttgttggacACCGTATGTTGCCCACTAACAGGAGGATTGCTAGGTACTGTATGTTGCCCACTAACAGGAGGATTGCTAGACACCGTATGTTGCCCACTAACAGGAGGATTGCTAGACACCGTATGTTGCCCACTAACAGGAGGATTGCTAGACACCGTATGTTGCCCACTAACAGGAGGATTGCTAGACACCGTATGTTGCCCACTAACAGGAGGATTGCTAGACACCGCATGTTGCCCACTAACAGGAGGTTTGCTAGGTACTGTATGAAGCCCACTTACAGGAGGATTGCTAGGTACTGTATGAAGCCCACTTACAGGAGGATTGCTAGGTACTGTATGAAGCCCACTTACAGGAGTATTGCTAGACACTGAATGTTGCCCACAAACAGGATGATTGCTAGACACCGTATGTTGCCAACGAACAGGAGGATTGCTAGACACCGTATGTTGCCCACTAACAGGAGGATTTCTAAACACTGTACGTTGCTCAATAACAAGAGGATGGATTGCTAAACACTGTATTTTGACAACTAGatgtctattggttatttgtgttgtttgatcgttgtctctttgacgtatatcccacacctccttttactcgtacgttgtgtgttgtccactagatgtctattggttatttgtgttgttggatcgttatctcattgacgtatatcccacatctccttttactcgtacgttgtgtgttgtccaatagatgtcttttggttatttgtgtttttggattgttgtctcattgacgtatatcccacatctccttttactcgtacgttgtgtgttgtccactagatgtctattggttatttgtgttgttggatcgttatctcattgacgtatatcccacatctccttttactcgtacgttgtgtgttgtccactagatgtctattggttatttgtgttgttggatcgttatctcattgacgtatatcccacatctccttttactcgtacgttgtgtgttgtccactagatgtctattggttatttgtgttgttggatcgttatctcattgacgtatatcccacatctccttttactcGTACGTTGTGTGTTGTCCACTGGATGTGTAtgggttatttgtgttgttggattgttgtctcattgacgtacaTCCCACATCTCCCTTTATTCGTACATAACTTTGCAATACTGAATGAAATTAACAGATATAGTTAATATTTATCAGTGACAGCaataattatctttttatttttgaattatgtatcatttgaaaattttggaCTATAGATAAATTATCAGATAGTTTTCTCactttttaattgtaccaaataAAATATTCTCAAACTTATCATTTACGGAACTAATGGTTAAAACTATTCTACAAAAGATTTATTTGCTTCTTTTCGAGCAGATCCTCCGTCTTCCATCTTAGgtaaacaaaatattacaaaagtAAAAATCTGGTGGTATTTAAAATCTAAGTAATTTCTTAAGTAAAATTCGACCTAATAGGTATAAGTAATTTCTTAAGTAAAATTCGACCTAATAGGTATAAGTAATTTCTTAAGTAAAATTCGACCTAACAAGTATAAGTTATTTCTTAAGTAAAATTCGACCTAATAGGTATAACTAATTTCTTAAGTAAAATTCGACCTAATAGGTATAAGTAATTTCTTAAGTAAAATTCTACCTAACAAGTATAAGTTATTTCTTAAGTAAAATTCGACCTAATACGTATAAGTAATTTCTTAAGTAAAATTCGACCTAATAGGTATAAGTAATTTCTTAAGTAAAATTCGACCTAACAAGTATAAGTTATTTCTTACGTAAAATTCGACTTAATAGGTATAAGTAATTTCTTAAGTAAAATTCGACCTAATAGGTATAAGTAATTTCTTATGTAAAATTCAACTTATAGGTATACGTAATTAATTCAGAGCAGGATAGCCGACCATATGCATCCTCTTACTGGTAGATTTCTATGTCTGAGGTAACAGAACTAAACACCAAACATATTTCGGAAATTCttttggaaatataaaaaaagaaaagaaaaaaagtgatttttaaGACGGCATTTGAAATTTAGTCATACGAATGTCCTGATATCTGAAATATAGTCATACGAATGTCCTGATATCTGAAATATAGTCATACGAATGTCCTGATATCTGAAATATAGTCATACGAATGTCCTGATTTCTGAAATATAGTCATACGAATGTCCTGATTTCTGAAATATAGTCATACGAATGTCCTGATTTCTGAAATATAGTCATACGAATGTCCTGACAATATtatttaataacaaataaaaacatctCATACAGTTTAACaggaaaaattaaaagttaaaaattggTATAAAACAGTATGTCATAtttccattgtccttgacctctttttcGTGGTTCAGCGACTGCTTAAACATGAGTGTTCACACCGAATTGTTGTCTTCCGATCGTGATTGAATTTATGTTAAAAGTCTGTAACATGAAAGTTTTACTGCCATCACAGGTATCAAATGAACTTAACATTACCAGTGATCGGTgcgaatgaggtcaaggtctgatGGACCCTACCAGACAGACATGTTTTACAATCATACCATACACCATACAAGTATATAAATAGCCTATTGCAGACAGTATCGGAGAAAAAGACCTAATTATTAGTACAAAAACTTCACATTTAGCAATGAACCATAAAagtggtgtatgaaatgattccAAGGTATACATGTAAGTCTGGCGATTACGTATGAGACATTTCTCCACAAGAGAAAAAAtgacgtacggccttcaacaaagagaaaAGCCATATCATATTGCAATCTATAAAGATCCCagaaatgacatatgtaaaacaaattataCTAGAAAACgtacggcctgatttatgtacaaaccaatgaacgaaaaacaaatataatatgcaGCGAACAAACGACATTACTAAGTTattggctcctgacttgggacctgcacatacaaaatgtggaggtattaaacatgttagtgggtgtccccccccccccttaaccTCGGACAGTGGTGGATCAgcacaacacaagaacaaactatacaaaacaATAATTGGAACAGGCAAATATAGATTGTGGCGAGGTTAAAAATGTTTGCGGGCGCCAAACCCTCACATAACCTGGTACAGTGGTGTTATAgaacagcataagaacaaactcttaaaatcagttcaaaaaagcttaactcatcaaatcTATACAAGCActaaaacatctaacaaaaacactaaAGATACAAAGTTAAGATTTGactaataaaaaaacatgtatcgaaaggaaaaatatctatcagtacacatccaacaacTTATAGATTTAGTGTAATAAAAGACGAGAAAAACAAGATGCTAAAATATAGATATCGACAGAATCCTCTCATTTTTCTGCTTGTTCTGGtgtaaaaatcaatttaagaCACCAGCAAGCCAACGATACATATATCTAAAGAcaccagcaacccaacgacacatatatCTAAAGATaccagcaacccaacgacacatatatATAAAGGCtccagcaacccaacgacacatatatCTAAAGAcaccagcaacccaacgacacatatatCTAAAGACACCAGCAGCCCAACGATACATATATCTAAAGACACCAGCAACCCAACCGACACATATATCTAAAGAcaccagcaacccaacgacacatatatCTAAAGACTAAAGACCCCAGCAGAGCCAACGACACATATATCTAAAGAcaccagcaacccaacgacaaatACATCTAAAGAcaccagcaacccaacgacacatatatCTAAAGAcaccagcaacccaacgacacatatatCTAAAGGCTCCAGCAGAGCCAAAAACCAAACGAGAACGAGGCTAGTCGCAACAAAGATGTTAAAATCTCTAAATCGTTCTGATTCTAAATAAAGATGTCAACATATGTAGtcttaaacaaaagacaaacgTCTATACAAAATGTCTAGCTCTAAGTCGTCCCGAGTCTAAATaaagaggtcaacatacagtcttaCACAATAGGCAAGCGtatatgtcaagctctaaatcgtcCCGAGTCGAAATAAAGATgtcaacatacagtcttaaacaatagacaaacgTCTATACAAAATGTCTAGCTCTAAGTCGTCCCGAGTCTAAATAAAGATgtcaacatacagtcttaaacaatagacaaacgTCTATACAAAATGTCTAGCTCTAAGTCGTCCCGGGTCTAAATaaagaggtcaacatacagtcttaCACAATAGGCAAGCGtatatgtcaagctctaaatcgtcCCGAGTCGAAAAaaagaggtcaacatacagtcttaaaCAAAAGACAAGCGTCTATACAAAATATCAACCTCTAAATCGTCCCGAGTCGAAATGAAGAGGTAacatacagtcttaaacaatagaAGTTCTTAAAGGTAAACAACGGACGAAAAGAGACTACTTTGACGAGGTACTTTGATTGAGATACGTGCGGCTTAACTAGTTCTAAAACGTAAAAAAGGGACGAAGAGAGACTACTTTGACGGTGTACTTTGATTGAGATACATGCGGCTTAACTAGTTCTCAAAGGTAAAATACGGACAAAGAGTGGCTAATTTGACGAGGTACTTTGATTGAGATACGTGCGGTTTAACTAGTTCTAAAAGGTAAAAAAGGGACGAAGAGAGGCTACTTTGACGAGGTTCTTTGATTGAGATACATGCGGCTTAACTAGTTCTTAAAGGTAAAAAAGGACGAAGAGAGGCTTCTTCTCTGACGGGGTACTTTGATTGAGATATGTGCGGCTTAGCTAGTTCTTAAAGGTAAAAAAGGGACGAAGAGAGGCTACTTTGACGAGGTATTTTTATTGAGATGCATGCGGCATAACTAGTTCTTAAAGGTAAAGAGGGACGAAGAGAGGATACATTGACGGGGTACATTGATTGAGATACGTGCGGCTTAGCTAGTTCTTTAAGGTAAAAAAAGGGACGAAAAGAGGCTACTCCGACGGGGTACTTTGATTGAaatacagaccttctaaaattcaaactgaccacacgcacgatacacgcacgcacgatacacgcacggtgaatgcacgatacacgcacggtacacgcacgatacacgatacacgcacgatgagcgatgagcgttacacggaggattaacgcaaaatgaatgatgaatgatgaacgcacgatacacgcacgatgcacgatgaatgataaatacacgatacacgcacgatacacgcacgcacgatacacgcacgatgaaTGATTCAGTGACGAATGAACAACGAACGCTTTTTACACGATTCTcaaagctattttatttagaatagtatTTAAAATCAATATGCATTTTAATTAAAGGCACTACTTGTAGCTGTTTTGCTGATACCAGCATAATAGATAATATGCTATTTTGCCAGCTGAGATTCAAATAACTTAAAATTAAAGTCGGCTATTTATAGGCACCGGAAATGTTTgtgaacttggacagaagctcctAACAGTCAAAATATAGTGTCTTGATTTTGTTCAGCCTGAGAGTTCAAGTTTACGGCAAACGAAGGCGAGACATTGTGTTCCGCGAAACccttactaattttatttcatacagttaaaaatcttaattttatttttatgcatacaatgtcCGACACATTATATCTACAGACAGTGACTGGTTCTAGAAATTATTTCAACTACATGTTTGGTATAATTGATTGCAATAAATAAATGTAAGAAATTCAGACATATTTTCAATCATCCTGACACTTCAAATTTCTAGGAGGTGAGATTCACGGGATTTTACCTAAAACTCTTTGGggaaatgcaatttttaattccaatttgaaaCCAAACGGTAATAGATATCCCAAAGTTTTTTTCAAATGCATGTCTAATATGATGAGATTTGAAAAATCGATCTGAAtggtagttgaaattattcagtgCAATCATTTTGTGTCCGTTGTTGTCTTTCATACATATCAATTGTTTGCTGTTCGTAATATGTTGTTTATGGCAGTCAGGTCTCGCGATCGGTGTCCAAATTTAAGCCCCCAATAAGGTAAATTAATTATCATTTATAGGGGAGGGGCTATTTTTCTCgatgcaaacattattttccttcCTAATAAAAAAACAGcttaacaattttctatattttttcattaaatcataaactgatgcatattaaatgatttttaaaaaatgtttaaaaatatttttatggtaaatatgtCTAAATGTCAGGGTAATTTTCTTctccaaataattatttttttcattttttaaggtaatattgatatcagttatgtaatttgacacgtgtcttatagttcagtgattttcggaaaaaaataacgaaaaccgGCACAGGCATTGTTCAATTATTATTTGTGATCTTTaatgattaaatttaaatatatgcattAATTATCAATCTCTATCTAGAtaagaaatttgtttacattgtacatCACTCTTTTAGTCCTTAGTAGCATATTATAACTCATTAGTGCACTTGGGAGTCCTGAGCCGGGTTTAGACGCaccattttctgctctttggttagattgttgtctctttgacacattctccatttcaatcctccattttattcaattagttgTGATTCTCTTTATCTCTCTGTTTGATGTTTTGTGCGGACAAAAACAATTCGCAGAATTAATCTAAAAAAGCAGACATTAAACTCTTTCTTttagcattttaacatttttttttcgagaTTTAACCATTTTAATTTAGCTTAAGAGCATATGTCTCCTCTTTTTAGAAATTTGGCTTGATACCGTATGGAGATTTTTGTTTCAactattatgaaaaaattaacgactttttttaactagataaatatttaacaaaaataccgttttttcttaaatcaatttcttttaacaaagaATTGTTACACAAATGTAGTAACAACCCAATTTTGTAATGAAGATAATCCTTATCTCTTTACCGAAATCTGCacatctttatattttgaaacataaaatgttaagGGTGTCTGCGCAAAGGACAGAAATGTCCAAGAAACcgaaatattaagtaaatgtcgaataattcaaacccatttgtcttttaaatttagcacatgaagatataatttttagcacatatacacatgtacaaattgattttgtaaaaaaaaatcactgtcggTCTAAAACTGTATCGCATGCCCATAATTGTCCTAAAGCTTTAAATGTTAGAtcatgagggtctgaatggggattcattatttctgtattctattttaggcaatttgttttataattcgttttaccttttgccgatcattctttattccatatattctagtacctcatcattttcttttctatatatttgtctggttattttctgtattctttatttttttgtctataatttcctTCTATAAACCCCCATCTTTACCCTCATGTATAATGGAAGACGATAAACATTGTAGTATACATACCACCCGTTGTCACTTTCACCTGACATACAAATCACATATTGTTATTATTACCGCCCGTTATTTCCACCTGGACACAGGACttacatgtatgatatatacaTTACGTAATAATAACGGATATAGTAGATTCAGTAGAATATAACATGTATCAACGCACTCTGACTTGTTAAATGTGTTTTGAACTAACaattgttaataatatttttagttattttaaaactaagaatgaaaatcaggaatatgtcaaagagacaacaacccaaaaagaacaattgacagccgaaggccaccagttaTATTTGCTAATGTTTTAGTTTCGAATAAGGCAAAAGCCATTCggtattttcagaaaatctctcAACGGATAATGAGAGAGCGATTTTGACTTGCTAACAGCCCTAGCATGGTCTCTCAACAATGCAGAATTTAAGAGCCTATATCAATTAAGGGATATGCTCTACCTAGCTTTTGGTGTTTACAAAAATATCCATTTCAGAACCAAATTGTGGcttctttatatttatacaaaaattgAGTTCAAGGCAGTATTTTGTTGAAGAGGACTATTACCCAAAGTTCAACATGCGAGAAGAAGTTTCATTTCCCTTATTGTTTTTAGTGATGTGACTAATCTTTCGAGGTTACGCCACGGAAATATATCTTAAATGAGAAGGTGCAACTGGGTGCATccataaaaaacaaattttaaaaaatctatatatataaaatgacgaGTATTCGTCAatcagacagcaatccaacatATGAATATAAACACAAGAAAGTTACCTGACATCTAGAATAAGAGGTTTAAGCATACATGTACCTCGCGCTGGTATCAACTTACTGAGTTGTGAGtaaaattcaatatacatgtaggactGTGAAACGAGAAATACAcgaaagatttgtttttatacgtACGATTGGGTATCATTCCCTAAATACATACGGGTCCACAAACTTTTCTTATGAATATATAATGTTAAATGAGGATCTCATTAGAGGAACAAATTAAGTAAAGATACATGTAGAAGCAAGAATGATTTCCACATTCAAAACATCAAATAGGACGATCTCTCAATAAGAACGCAGCAAATTGAACTATAACATCCATAGGCAATAACACTATGGTAAATGCTTTATATACTTACATTGAAACAATTATACTGCTCATAATAATTGCACATATGTAGACTTTAATTGAGGTATCCCGCGTTATATAAACCATCGCACACCATTGCGCCAAAGTCTGCTGGTCTGCGCCGAAGTGTGCTGagctattatttcattattcgACCCAATGTAAAGCAAAACGAATAATACCGTTTTGAGCTATAAAACCAAGGCAACCCTTTATACTAGTCAAAAATTGCCTGGTCTTGATAGATTCATACGAAACTTcaattaattgtttgtattttgcAATCTATTGTATccgataaaaatgaacaaaaaatgataaaaactacCGATTTTTCTATGAAACAAAATTTATCCTTATTGGAGTCTTTGTCATATGGAGTCATAAAGGACAAAAAATGTCCTCAGTTACAGATAAAAAAACACCccattgtaaaaaaacaaaacacggGTGCGTCTAAAGTTTCATAGAAAAATCGGtagtttttatccattttttgttcaTGATGGGATTGTAAATCAATTAACCGTCttacacgtgtcaaattacataactgattacACGGGAATCCTCCTATCTGTTGCGTTAACGTTTAATCGACAAGATCGGTAAAGATGGATACTGATAAATGAATAGTTGTTGAAAAAAATTCAGAACGAAGAAGTATTTTTTCaagtgtattttgtaaatatttcaagtaaataataaatttgtcaacaGAGCAATACATCTAATGTCGGTTTTTAAAAGACCGCATACAAATTCTGCGTTCGTATTTTGGTATCActtcgtcgtcgtctgtcgtcaaATTGACTTGTTCGTGGAGCGTTTTAACAAATTCTGGTATACTTTGTTGTTTCCAGTTAATCGCCATTTTGAATACGTGTTTTATAGATTCGCAAATGATTCTTGTCCACAAATGAACATGTTGAAGCTGGTTACGAGGTTTCAATACATATTCGTACAACCGttctttaagtttttgaaaatacgtgttgaagttttgataacaagaaaaagatgtggtatgattggggaTGAGACAAGTCATcgcaagaaataaaatgacacagaagttttcAC
This window contains:
- the LOC139497863 gene encoding streptococcal hemagglutinin-like, with the protein product MENVSKRQQSNQRAENGASKPGSGLPSALMSYNMLLRTKRVMYNCLAIHPLVIEQRTVFRNPPVSGQHTVSSNPPVRWQHTVSSNHPVCGQHSVSSNTPVSGLHTVPSNPPVSGLHTVPSNPPVSGLHTVPSKPPVSGQHAVSSNPPVSGQHTVSSNPPVSGQHTVSSNPPVSGQHTVSSNPPVSGQHTVSSNPPVSGQHTVPSNPPCLAIHPLVIEQRTVFRNPPVSGQHTVSSNPPVRWQHTVSSNHPVCGQHSVSSNTPVSGLHTVPINPPVSGLHTVPSNPPVSGQHTVSSNPPVCGQHSVSSNPPVSGLHTVPSNPPVSGLHTVPSNPPVSGQHTVSSNPPVCGQHSVSSNTPVSGLHTVPSNPPVSGLHTVPSKPPVSGQHAVSSNPPVSGQHTVSSNPPVSGQHTVSSNPPVSGQHTVSSNPPVCGQHSVSSNTPVSGLHTVPINPPVSGLHTVPSNPPVSGQHTVSSNPPVSGQHTVSSNPPVSGQHTVSSNPPVSWQHTVSSNHPVCGQHSVSSNTPVSGLHTVPSNPPVSGLHTVPSNPPVSGQHTVSSNPHVCGQHSVSSNTPVSGLHTVPSNPPVSGLHTVPSKPPVSGQHAVSSNPPVSGQHTVSSNPPVSGQHTVSSNPPVSGQHTVSSNPPVSGQHTVSSNPPVSGQHTVPSNPPVSGQHTVSSNPHVSGQHTVSSNPPVSGQHTLSRNPPVRGHSTVSSNPPVSGQHPLSSNPPVSGHNTMFSNPPVSVHSTVFSIHPVSEQRTVFSNPPVSGHITVFGNPPVSGHSTVFSIPPVSGQRTLSSIYLVSEQRTVFSNHPWWPQTQC